In a single window of the Rhopalosiphum padi isolate XX-2018 chromosome 1, ASM2088224v1, whole genome shotgun sequence genome:
- the LOC132917117 gene encoding ABC transporter G family member 23-like — MEEINLDHVHETSGDVNLAVKITDAYKAYNSSAVVLNGFNMNVQKGTIYGLLGPSGCGKTTLLSCIIGRGRLDSGHIQLSVKKKKEIGYMPQDLALYEEFNILETFHYFGSLYEMSYKDIIDKGEKLISLMEMPPSKTQFGSMSGGQQRRFSLCTALLHDPSLLILDEPTVGLDPIISASIWEYLQDLTNRGKTIIITTHYIEEARLANTIGLMRKGVLLSEAPPLEIMASCNADTLESAFLILSQKQTSVNTEIIEQPRRKSILQPATTSLEKSSFFSPIRFKAQLLKHWYWSVRNWTIILFVCLLPILTIMIYNLTIGQAPKPLNIGIVNYENPSHCSYNPFDICDGRIPLSCKFMKEMENHDLTLTKYNEEDLARQDAKHGFTWGFVTFEKNFTDMIGMKFDNPSIMSSHDIEESAIKASLDMSNYVVKTIIQGKLHQSYKSLTKAFTNCNKSTVTTTLDPVPITLMTPVFGLLYDINMSHYGAAAIISILELYLTFLFTALSISMEKNSGLIERSLSSGLTVLEVIISQLVVQITMLIFQTITVFILQFIVFDHPFLSTWTTPFILVFLQGICGTFMGFAASITFDEEKITTFFGICLVMSQVFLSGIMWPLEAMDPILKKISLFFPLTLSVDAFRSITARNWGLSHPIVMQGFISIVIWIFVTISVSILSLKLKQGIKAKK; from the exons ATGGAAGAAATCAATCTCGATCATGTACATGAAACTAGTGGTGACGTCAATTTAGCAGTTAAAATAACTGATGCGTATAAAGCATACAACTCATCGGCCGTCGTATTAAATGGATTTAACATGAATGTGCAAAAGGGAACAAT ATATGGCTTATTGGGACCAAGTGGATGTGGCAAAACAACCTTACTTTCTTGTATTATTGGCCGAGGTAGATTGGACTCTGGACACATTCAACTTtctgtaaaaaagaaaaaagaaattgGTTACATGCCACAG GATTTAGCACTTTACGAAGAATTTAACATATTAGAAACTTTCCATTATTTTGGATCTTTATACGAAATGTCTTATAAAGATATTATCGATAAAGGTGAAAAATTGATCAGTTTAATGGAAATGCCACCGTCTAAGACTCAATTTGGTTCAATgag CGGTGGACAACAAAGAAGATTCTCCTTGTGTACTGCTCTTTTGCACGACCCTAGTTTGTTGATATTGGATGAACCTACAGTTGGACTCGATCCAATCATTAGTGCTAG CATATGGGAGTATTTACAAGATTTAACAAATCGtggaaaaacaataattatcacaACTCATTACATTGAAGAAGCACGACTTGCaaataca ataggCTTAATGAGAAAAGGCGTTTTACTATCTGAAGCACCTCCATTGGAAATTATGGCGTCTTGTAATGCTGACACACTTGAAAGTGCCTTTTTAATACTCAGTCAAAAGCAAACTTCAGTTAATACAGAGATAATA gAACAACCAAGAAGAAAATCCATACTACAGCCAGCCACGACGTCGCTGGAAAAATCATCATTTTTCTCACCAATACGGTTTAAAGctcaattattaaaacattggtATTGGAGCGTCAGGAATTGGAC aatcattttatttgtttgtctcTTACCAATCCTcactataatgatttataatttgacCATTGGACAAGCCCCAAAACCTCTCAACATAGGAATTGTCAACTATGAAAATCCTTCACATTGTTCATATAACCCGTTTGATATATGTGATGGAAGAATCCCACTAAGTTGCAAATTTATGAAAGAGATGGAAAACCACGATTTAACtttg ACAAAATACAATGAAGAGGACTTAGCAAGACAAGACGCAAAGCATGGTTTTACGTGGGGTTTcgtaacatttgaaaaaaattttactgaTATGATCGGAATGAAATTTGATAATCCATCAATAATGAGTTCACATGATATAGAAGAATCTGCAATAAAAGCATCACTGGATATGTcaa actatgtagtaaaaacaataattcaagGAAAATTACATCAAAGTTATAAAAGTCTTACTAAAGCTTTTACAAACTGTAATAAAAGTACAGTAACTACAACGTTAGATCCAGTGCCAATAACG ttGATGACGCCTGTATTTGGATTATTATATGACATTAATATGTCACATTACGGAGCTGCAGCAATAATATCcat attGGAATTATACCTGACATTCTTGTTCACGGCGTTATCAATTAGCATGGAAAAAAACAGCGGTTTAATTGAAAGGAGTCTTTCTTCAG GACTCACCGTTCTTGAAGTCATTATTTCGCAATTGGTGgtacaaattacaatgttaatttttcaaactatCACAGTATTCATACTACAGTTCATTGTGTTCGACCATCCATTCTTAAGTACATGGACAACGCCTTTTATACTTGTATTCTTACAAGGAATATGTGGGACATTTATGG gttttGCGGCGAGTATTACTTTTGATGAAGAAAAAATCACTACGTTCTTTGGAATATGTTTGGTTATGTCACAAGTATTCTTAAGTG gtattatgtGGCCTTTAGAAGCCATGGatccaatattaaaaaaaattagtcttTTTTTCCCGTTAACTTTATCAGTTGACGCATTTAGATCAATAACTGCAAGAAATTGGGGATTATCTCATCCAATAGTTATGCAAGGATTTATATCAATAGTGATTTGGATATTTGTTACAATTTCAGTTTCAATATTAAGTCTTAAGTTAAAACAAGGTATTAAAGCGAAAAAATAA